In one Niallia taxi genomic region, the following are encoded:
- a CDS encoding CoxG family protein, whose translation MATGTHSVVVPVDVQAVWDYVSDLEKWATAVPAYKEHEILNDKQSVWTFEGSLKGIKKTIQAQVDITEWNEPSNIKFDLKGLSDNFTGSGRFTAEDVNGKTMMTCTVEIHAGGLSGAVLTPIIKLAVPKVASRLTESIARKIAVFS comes from the coding sequence ATGGCAACGGGAACGCATAGTGTAGTAGTTCCAGTAGATGTACAAGCAGTTTGGGATTATGTCAGTGATCTTGAAAAATGGGCAACGGCAGTACCAGCCTATAAAGAACATGAAATTTTAAATGACAAGCAATCGGTTTGGACATTTGAAGGTAGTTTGAAAGGTATTAAAAAAACAATACAAGCACAGGTAGATATTACCGAATGGAATGAACCTTCAAATATTAAATTTGATCTAAAAGGTCTATCAGATAATTTTACAGGGAGCGGTCGCTTTACTGCTGAAGATGTTAATGGTAAAACAATGATGACTTGTACGGTGGAAATCCATGCAGGCGGATTATCTGGTGCGGTGTTAACACCAATTATTAAATTGGCTGTTCCAAAAGTAGCATCTCGTTTAACAGAATCTATCGCACGCAAAATTGCCGTATTCTCATAG
- a CDS encoding DNA/RNA non-specific endonuclease, with amino-acid sequence MKKKLNYLILLLTTIFIVGCSNVEDASIKETDLQEVATDNANKNSGKEETVTTATDDTVEKETSTKPNKDLFSDYKLIEVDGGDLSGNRESNVVVDIGYGTREYWAFTNEYGQLVRVIADEIILQDDNNEPVLASGRYYPDEAKVPGVESDVLDEGHIIADSLGGVSNAYNITPQDSTLNRHGDQAYMEDAIRKAGGATNFEAIITYPDTKTQIPSSYQYTYTLMGKEIVDKFDNVNPDEVNASLGLTGSESRDSTSSNTNDDISSVDTNGNGQVTIKEAKEAGYSMPITRDHWLYPYMHDADNDGLVGE; translated from the coding sequence TTGAAAAAGAAACTGAACTATTTAATCTTACTTTTAACGACCATCTTTATTGTTGGTTGTAGTAATGTAGAAGATGCATCCATTAAAGAAACAGATTTACAAGAAGTAGCCACAGACAATGCAAATAAAAATAGTGGAAAAGAAGAAACGGTCACAACGGCGACTGATGATACAGTAGAAAAGGAAACATCAACCAAACCTAATAAGGACCTTTTCTCAGATTACAAACTTATTGAAGTTGATGGTGGTGATTTGTCTGGAAATCGTGAATCTAATGTAGTCGTTGACATTGGTTATGGGACCCGTGAATATTGGGCATTTACTAATGAATACGGACAACTAGTTCGTGTCATTGCTGATGAAATTATTTTACAAGATGACAATAACGAACCAGTATTAGCTTCTGGCAGATACTACCCTGATGAGGCAAAGGTTCCTGGTGTAGAAAGTGATGTTTTAGATGAAGGACATATCATTGCTGACTCCCTTGGAGGAGTATCAAATGCATACAATATTACTCCACAAGATAGTACTCTTAACCGGCATGGTGATCAGGCTTATATGGAAGACGCGATTCGTAAGGCAGGTGGAGCCACTAATTTCGAGGCAATTATCACATATCCGGATACGAAAACACAGATTCCATCAAGTTATCAATATACCTATACTTTAATGGGGAAAGAGATTGTTGATAAATTCGATAATGTGAACCCTGATGAAGTAAACGCATCACTTGGTCTAACAGGCAGCGAGTCACGTGATTCAACTAGTTCAAACACAAACGATGATATTTCTAGTGTTGATACAAACGGTAATGGACAGGTGACAATTAAAGAAGCAAAAGAAGCAGGTTACAGTATGCCAATAACGAGGGATCATTGGTTATACCCCTATATGCACGATGCTGATAATGACGGTTTGGTAGGTGAGTAA